Within Candidatus Neomarinimicrobiota bacterium, the genomic segment ATTTGACATACTCGACCGGGCGCCGCCCGAACATCTTCAGGCAGAACTGTTCTTCATCGATTGTCTCTGCCAGGTGTGTGTGGAGTTGAAGGTGATGCTCCCGCGCATACTTCGCGGAGGTCCGCATCAGTTCCGCCGTCACAGAGAAAGGGGAACAGGGTGCCAGGGCGAGCCTCACCATTGCTCCGGGTTCGGGATCATGATAGGTCCTGACCAATCTTTCCGTATCCTTTTGAATTTCCTCTTCCGACTGGACCAGGTCGTCCGGCGGCAGACCACCGCCACTTTTCCCCAGGGACATGGAACCCCGTGTCGGATGGAAGCGGATGCCAAGCTCCCGGGCGGCCCTGATTTCGGCATCGATCAGCTCTGCTCCGGCCTGGGCAGGGAAGAGGTACAGATGATCGGCACTCGTGGACACGCCCGTCTTCATCAGCTCCAGCATTCCGGTGAGAGCGCTTACATACACCCCTTCTGCGGTTAGCTCCCGCCACACCTCATAATGGGCATTCAACCATTCAAATAATGGAGCGTCCTGCATCCGGGGGATGTTGCGGGTGAGGGTCTGGTATAAGTGATGATGAGTATTGACGAATCCGGGTAAGACGACCATTCCTGAGGCATCAATAGTCGTATCGGCGGGCCGGTTCAGCGGTTCCGGGCCAACCGATTGTATCACACCGCCCTCAATGAAAATATGGCCTCCGGTAAACTCCCGTTGCCCGTCATCCATAGTAGCCACGTACAGCGGCTGGTTGATCAGAATGGATCCCCGTTTGGCCATATGCGTCCTATCAGTGTTGAAAAAGTGGGAATTCCCTGAGCGATTTTAATAACACGAACATCTCGGCAGCTTCTCGGAAATCGACCCATTCCGTGGTCTCGGACTTGAATCGAAGGTCCTTAAGCGTAAAATTAGGCAGATCGAACCGGGCCTGTACAAGTTCAGTTTTATAGAGCAATCCTCCGTTCACCATCACCAGGGTAGCCTCGCCGCCGTCACGTTTGAACCGCAGCGTATCCTCCTTCAGAAAATGTCCTGACTCCTCCTGCTCATAGCTCCTTTCCGAAAGGAGAAACTTCGGCTTATCCCTGAACGGCGATCCGTTTGTAGGACAAAACGTAGTGCAGTTCCCGCATTCGTTGCAGAAGTCACCGATGTTAATGATTTGGTATCGTTGCTCGATGATGAAGCGCTCGAACCCTTCGAACTGCGCATCCTTACCTTCAGGTCTTGCCCTGGGGATGGTGAGCTCCTGTGGTTCGACCGGGTAGGATACATTAGCCAGGTTGGGGCATACCGTGACGCAGATATTACAGAACTCGTCACAGAAGAGACAGCGGGCGGCCTCCAGTTTGACCGACCCGGCATCCAAACCTGGGTGGACCGGCTCAAATCCACCTCGTGACTCCAACCCTAGTTCCGGAGCCGGCGGACCGTATTCCCGATAAGCTTGCTTCTGTTGTAAGTCCACTATGGTCACGTCTTTTCGGATTAGTGGTCTGCGACTTACATCATCACCCGATATCCGCTGAAGTATTTCCTCTGCTGCCCGCTTGCCGTCACTTATAGCGTTAATCAGCGTATTTGCACCCCGCACGGTGTCTCCGCCCGCGAAAATACCGGGATATTGGGTCTCGAATGAGGCTGGATTCACGTCCAGTGCTTGTTCCGGGAGAAAATCAAAGACGACCTCCTGCCCGATGGCGGGGATGATGGTATCCACGGGTAGCTGGAATTCGGATCCCGCGATCTTCACCGGTCGGGGACGGCCGCTATCATCCTTCTCACCCAGTCGCATACGGGCACAAACCAGAGTATGCACCGAACCATTGTCTAAAATAATGTTTTCAGGGGCCGTGAGCTCCTGGAGTTGAACACCCTCGGCCAGCAGGGCTTGAATCTCATCTACGGTAGCGGGCATTTCCTTCCTGGTGCGGCGATAGATAACGGTTACCTTGCCACCCTGGCCCACTAATCGGTGCGCAGTCCGGGCCGCATCTATGGCCGAGTCGCCGCCCCCGATCACAACTACCCTGCGTCCTAATGTCACGTGCCGTCCTTCGCGAACTGCGCGCAGGAAACTGAGCTGGTCAATCACTCCCTTCCCGTCTTCACCGGGTATTCCAAGTTTCTTGGCCTGCTGCGCGCCGACGGAAATATAGATGTAATTGTACCTCCGGCGTAGGTCGTCAAAAGCGGCCCGATCGATCATAGTATTGGCGTGCAGGCGGACTCCCAATGCCAGTATCTGATCAATATCCTTCTGGAGACCCCCCTCACTCAGGCGGAAGGCCGGGATGGCCTGGGCTGCCATACCGCCTGCTAAAGCGCTACTCTCAAACAGATGCACCTCCAGGCCCGCTCGGGCCAGGAAATAGGCGCAGGATAGTCCGGAGGGCCCGGCACCTACAATAGCCGCCTTATGTCCCGTACCCCGGGGGATGTTCAATTGCACCTTACCCGGGTGCTGCTCAGCGATGAATCGTTTGATCTCCCTGATCAGTAAGGGATTGTCGTAGTTGATGCGGGTACACTTGGGTTCGCAGAGGTGATTGCAAACCATCCCTGTGGTATGCGGCAGTGGATTGGCATCTAGAATGATCTCGTAAGCCCGATCCAGTTCGCCCCGCGCGGCATAGTATAGGTAAGTGGGAACGTCCTGATCCACCGCACAGGATGTCATGCAGGGTGCTCCGATGCAGTCGAATACGGTCAAGGGCCTGGCCGTTTTAATATTCGTATAGGGAACGTGCTGCTTCCGGTAAGGTCCGTCCTCAAGTACCCTGGCAGCGTAGGCCTGGAGATTTCGCCATCCAGCCTGCCTGACATCCTCACCGCCACCATTTCTGGATCGAATAAATCCTTCGATGCTCCGGGCACCTGATTTTCTGATGGCCTTATTGATTTCTTGAAGGTACTGCCTTAGCCGCGTCACTCCACCCGGCTTTAATAGATCGGAGCAGCTGGTCACGGGGCCCAGATTGCATGCCAGGGTATCGGCAGCGTTAAAACAG encodes:
- a CDS encoding 8-oxoguanine deaminase, whose amino-acid sequence is MAKRGSILINQPLYVATMDDGQREFTGGHIFIEGGVIQSVGPEPLNRPADTTIDASGMVVLPGFVNTHHHLYQTLTRNIPRMQDAPLFEWLNAHYEVWRELTAEGVYVSALTGMLELMKTGVSTSADHLYLFPAQAGAELIDAEIRAARELGIRFHPTRGSMSLGKSGGGLPPDDLVQSEEEIQKDTERLVRTYHDPEPGAMVRLALAPCSPFSVTAELMRTSAKYAREHHLQLHTHLAETIDEEQFCLKMFGRRPVEYVKSLGWVNGHSWFAHAIHLNDTEIKTLGAAGVGISHCPSSNMRLGSGIARIKELLNAGAKVSLAVDGSASNDSSNMLAEIHNAVLLSRLRDESNWLSAREAVSMATSGGAQVLGRDDIGQLAPGMRADVALFSLDGIEYAGAQSDPLSALVFTVRLKPVDVLIIDGIIRVQKGSVQFDEENLIRKHNRLSRDMLERARVRTGIDFGIHYKRGQPTLK
- a CDS encoding FAD-dependent oxidoreductase, with the translated sequence CIDMEDEGYNCEWSQELTLDETFTEYLNAWILLHMLRDKLDWGRPQEAGFIFNMSVGYDLAGILKPNMQQYLDRMIDCRVEKEAALERLLPQYPRLSRLDIPDQISDNITLSTMHGCPPDEIEKIGRYFIEERRLHTAIKLNPTLLGPEKLRNILNEKLGYEVEVPDSAFEHDLNLDQALSLIESLQACAAEVGVHFGLKLTNTMEVCNTATLLPAEERRVYLSGRALHPLSIQVAAILQDHFEGQLDISFCAGVDCFNAADTLACNLGPVTSCSDLLKPGGVTRLRQYLQEINKAIRKSGARSIEGFIRSRNGGGEDVRQAGWRNLQAYAARVLEDGPYRKQHVPYTNIKTARPLTVFDCIGAPCMTSCAVDQDVPTYLYYAARGELDRAYEIILDANPLPHTTGMVCNHLCEPKCTRINYDNPLLIREIKRFIAEQHPGKVQLNIPRGTGHKAAIVGAGPSGLSCAYFLARAGLEVHLFESSALAGGMAAQAIPAFRLSEGGLQKDIDQILALGVRLHANTMIDRAAFDDLRRRYNYIYISVGAQQAKKLGIPGEDGKGVIDQLSFLRAVREGRHVTLGRRVVVIGGGDSAIDAARTAHRLVGQGGKVTVIYRRTRKEMPATVDEIQALLAEGVQLQELTAPENIILDNGSVHTLVCARMRLGEKDDSGRPRPVKIAGSEFQLPVDTIIPAIGQEVVFDFLPEQALDVNPASFETQYPGIFAGGDTVRGANTLINAISDGKRAAEEILQRISGDDVSRRPLIRKDVTIVDLQQKQAYREYGPPAPELGLESRGGFEPVHPGLDAGSVKLEAARCLFCDEFCNICVTVCPNLANVSYPVEPQELTIPRARPEGKDAQFEGFERFIIEQRYQIINIGDFCNECGNCTTFCPTNGSPFRDKPKFLLSERSYEQEESGHFLKEDTLRFKRDGGEATLVMVNGGLLYKTELVQARFDLPNFTLKDLRFKSETTEWVDFREAAEMFVLLKSLREFPLFQH